tccaaagtaagtcagtcaaatcagtcaagagtatccaagtcaaagtcaataagcccagtcagtcagtctcctctccaacctgcactccttctacaacccacacccccttcctcaggtgctccttatatccctgagggccctattgccttcaagtggctgcagctgtgcagcacactctgctggatgcccaggccttacccttaaaggggccactgctgacaccacatctagctcctcaccagatcttccaggattccaatacattatcggttatgacatctgcttatcttacatggatactaaagaactcccccccaccttccagaggcaccctgctggatggaaaaaaggacacagactccagaggtggggaagagaagaagggggggcagccacaggccagcttctgccctgcctgcctgtcctccctcactcaggctgcaaccctctccacactatcctgggagtaagccccattgactacaatgggacttctgagcagacaagttggttggagctctcaggttgcagtcctctccacactttcctgggaggaagcctcactgactacttgtgagtagacctgcataggagggggctgaggctacagccctccacaccttgctgggtgtagcccaggaactacattggggcttactctcaaacagacctgcatgggctcccactggctccaaggctggcatcccaggcaccctttcctgggagtaagcttcatctgctgtaatggggcttactactgagtagacacacaggatgtctcctctgctgtggaggaaaagcctctccttgcactgagtggggacctgctcagggaaaggcgggcttgcaagggctgagaaggagggaggctcaggattggctggtggtcagccagtgaagggccctgagccattccaacagaaaaagccaggagcctgctggatgctgattggctgagcctgctggagagttggggaagggaaaaacaggagcttaagcctgcagagcgggcaaaattgaaaagggaaaccaatgtggggcaggtgggggtgaagggagaggagggcagtgagctcagggggcggagggaagcagcctgccctcccagcacaggtgcctcctgttaacccctttgccactttcacctggaggagccgcagcagacagctgaaagagccatatgtggctctagagccacaggttcCAACCCCTGGAGTAGGGCAATCTGGCCCCTGCTTTCCCAGTGAAAGGGAGCAAGGTTTGAAGGGAAAGAAAGGGCTAGAGGTTGCAGAGATCttattccttcccccaccccacacaggttctttaaatgaaataaaaaataatggaGCATGCTGAGAGCACTCCCATCATGCCCTATATTGTCTCTGTGTGTGGAgaactggatctgtggataccaggtCCACAGGCACAATGGGACGCCCGTATTTATATTGAGCAGGacctgaacctgggaccttaaaAACAGCTCTCCATTGCCTCTTACCCTTCTCAGTGTTAACAGAGGAATGAGACCTCAAAAGTGATCTGTGGCCATCTAAACTCCCTTAAGCTGCAAGGAGAGAGTTCCAAGGCTACATAGGAGTGAATCCCACCATCATATTTAAAAGTAGTGCTGCTGATCTGGCCTCTGACCCTGctgaccctggcctctgagtggcccgcttggaggcaggctgtgcagcacggcctttcccagtttgaagagacgcttggccaacagtctgaggcaaagaggcaaagaaggaaggcccatagccagggagacagaccagggacagactgcacttgctcccggagtggaagggattgtcactcccgaatcggccttttcagccacactagacgctgtgccagaaccacctttcagagtgcgataccagagtcttccgagactgaaggttgccaacaacgaacGCTGCTGATCTAGAGCGCCCTGGTTAGGTTAGCCAACACTAGTACCAGGCACCTACCGGGAGGATGGAGAGGTGGCGGGACGGAAGTCACtggaggtggaggagggtggaggaagtgCGGCGGAGGTGGGCCGCCCATTGGCGGCGGCGGAGGACCGGTTGGTGGAGTAAATGGCTGCTGCTGAGGTGGCTGCTGAGACGGCTGCGGGGCCTGCGACTTGCTTCCGTGGTCCCCGAGAACCTTTAAAGCACGGCAGAAAAGACGGAGAAGGCTCTAGTTAGCAGTTCCTCACTCCTCCCTTCAACTAGCGAAATCGGAATAAGTTAAGTACAATTAGTTAGATTGTCCAGAACTACAACTTTCTCTCTATGAGCAGAGGTGGTCGGTTTTTCTAGCACACACAGCCAGATTGTATGTGGCCACGGGGATCTCTCCGGGAAGAAGCCAGGCATCAGTGTGGTTTTTGATAACACTTCAGCACAGAGCTTGAAACGGCATaccaagggagagagagagacctttttAGTATCCTAAATGCTAATGTGTGCCGAGAAAATTCCAAGCTACAGATGACCCCACTTTTACTTTCATCAGCATCCCAGAACCACTCCCCTCAAAACAAGGTCCCATCTGAAATTTCTAGATGGGTGAAATTTCAAGTCACTAAATCATTTCTAGTGACTTGATTTATCTAACATGTGCAACATCCAACACTGCCTTCCACTAGGTGGATCTGGGTTCTATCTGACTCATTTTGGCTGCTCTGTTAGGCAGCGCTTCTCCAAGAACCCAAaagcaggggtcttttccagccttgTTCGGAGATAATGGGATTGAACCAGGAACCTCTGCCTTCAAGGTAAAACACTCCACCTCTGAATTATGGTGTAGCCGTTAAGCCAATGGTAGCCAAAGGTGTGACAGTGACATTCAAGTGGGTCAGTCAATGACATCAAGAGAGACAGGAAGGAAGAGAGGGCAAGGAATTGTTGTGGGTAGATACAGTTAAAGGTCTGCTGTATATGAGATGCACAGAGCCTGGGCAAATTACCTACAGCACACAACTCTGAACTAGTTCTCCACATTTCCAGccattccttctccctgcccagtggtatagctaaggggaaACCAggcaccatgccttgaggggtatCCAATGACTGCTCCACTCCCAGAGgtggcaaagaggaggaggaggatgaagtcAGCTGCAGGGGTGAGAAGTTGCAAAGcagggtgcaggagaaggtactgcagaAGCCTCCTTGTGACTatagtaccttctcctgcacctccCCCTCATgggcactgagagcagttgcaagccactctgagcagccagtctttttttttcctgtgaagaAAGTCGGCCACTCGGACCCTGCTGTGACcgagaagtaattggtggtgacgtcatcacatcgcttcaattacttctgggtcaggcggTGCTTGGGGTGATGTCGAGAGTCAGGGCCCCAGTGCCAGAGGGGCCAGCTGCGCTTGTCCCGGCCTTGTCTCCCAGTGGAGATATAATCCCTTTCATTGTACTGTTCCAAAATAAAGTTAGAAAACATTAAATGTAGCTCAAAGCTAGAATCTGCCCCCTGCAGGTTGACGCCCCAAACACAAGGGGCTGGCGGAAGCCACTTGCTTGCTGGAGTCACACAGAGAAGAACAGGGTCCAATTTTCAACACACAGGCCTGGGAGAAGAACGCCTCACCTGAATGGGATTCTCTTCCGAGGCGTGCTTATCGCGCCGCCTTCCTTCGACCCGCCGAATGGTGCCCGCCTGTCCACCAATCACATCGATGGTCCCGCCCAGCTTCCTGGtacaaagggaagggaaaggaccGTCTGCTGGGGTTCTCAGCACCCACATGAAAAAGTAACATCCTCACCATACCCTGCTGGCAGGACCACAGACTACTACGCACGCACACAGCTACTGCCACCCCTGTGTGCCTGATTTTCCTCATTTTTatgttgcccttcctccaaagagctcaggatggtgtacacggttcctcccctctttttgtctcacaacaaccctgtgaggcaggtgaggctgaggctactggcccaaggtcacccaggaagatttctgactgagcggggatttgaacctgcatcttccaggtcttcAGTCTAACTGCTGAACCTGGACAGCATCCTGGCAAGCTCCCTCCAACTTGCACCTTTTACCTCCCGTCTCTTATCTTCCCAAGTCAGAtaaggaggtctggctcagatAGTCAGATAGCCTATCAAAGTcagattggcaggaggtctggctcagtcggcagagctgccgccttgtacgcctgaagatctgaggctgccagttcgaaacaaccggaagtacccgagaactgacgacacgctgatatactgatgagctaaccctcagtggcagagaggagttgccggcaagtggagcgtgggaggcgaagggccagagagaggccagaccgggaaggaattcagaattcagctggaaggaggagttctatgaaagactagaactattccctacgggggtttagaatagcctgcctatgtaaaccgccttggattaaagtccgaggagaaatctgaggaccaaagaaaggcggtatataaatacctgtataaataaataaagtcctGGTAACCTTGgttagggggaggggcaaaggttCTTAATCCTCTTCCTTGCTTTTTGAAGTCTTACAGTAACCATGGCCACGAAGAGCCAGCCGTGCACAACCTTTGTGCATCCTGGGGGTGATAAAGGGAGCATGTACACTGTCTCTCAGACTTTTGCTGCATGACTGGCTTCAGAAAGCAGGgcaggggggacgggacgggacactGAAGCAGAGAGTTGTTCTCACTGAGGGGAGTCAAAGGGAGATGAACCAAACCTTCCAGCCAAACGCTCCCTGCAATCTTTATTTTCTCCTTCGCATTCTCCAGGCTTGCACTGGGCAGTGTTCTGGATTAATGTGCAGAATGCACACTAAGAGGTATTTAGCAGAAGAGGCTGCAGAGAGCGGTGCAGCACAACTGCCCCAGTGGAATATTTAGAAGCGGAAGGAGCGCGAGCAGAAATAATGAGAGCGGCAGAAAGACACAAACGCATGGAAATCAATTGGGTCACTGTCAATGTTCTTCTGGGTAATACAAACACCAGAGAGAATGGAGTTGAAAGAATCAAGTCAATGAGAGACAGATTGCAAGACAATCTCCTCGCCTACATTTTAAAGACAGTAAGTAAGAAACTTCTTGCAAGCGGAAGCCAACCCTCTTTGATAACTTCCTATCCACGAGGGATCTGTTCCAGAttgcatagaatcatagagttacaaggtgcccacaaggtcatctagtccacccctaCCTAGAGCAGCAAATCCTCCTACCGCATCTCCAGCAGGTGGGTCTGCTTGGAGATCTCCAGGGAAGGGGAATCctccacctcccttggcaatctgttccactgccaaactgccttgaatgtccagaatttcttcctgatgtccagctggaacctcctctcttgccctgcacatgcccgatctcgtctgatctcagaagctaagcagtgtcaggcctggttagtacttggatgggagaccgccggggaataccgggcgctgtaggcttataccatcgtctttcaagactgaaggttgccaaccatctccctatactgaacactatctcccgatcttgtctgatctcggaagctaagcagggtcaggcctggttagtacttggatgggagaccgcctgggaataccgggtgctgtaggcttataccatagactttcgagactgaaggttgccaaccatcttgcAGTTTGAACCCACTGGATCTCATTCTACTCTTAGAGCCAGCTGAGAACAGATGTGTGCCTCCCTCTATAGGACAGCCCTTCTGGAATTTGAAGAGCACCATATATAAAATTtacagccttctcttctccaggttaaacGTACCAAGTTCCCTCAGTTTTTCcacatagggcttgttctccagcaaGCCCAAGATTTGCACAAGAACAATTTGGGACCGACTGGGCGGAACACGCAAACGGACAACACAGAGGAGTACCTGTTAGGGGGAGGGCCTGCTTTTATTCGCCCTCCAACCAAGGCTACAAAATCCGTTTTGAAATCCATTTTGATAATATTGTTTTCTGGTTCTTTCTCTGCATTTCCTGTTCTTCCTTGTTGGACCTAAGCAAATAAAAAGAGGATCAATGCAAGGGAGTAGCCACAGGACACAGAGATTTTgtctgctcccagaggcatctggtgggccactgtgaggtacaggaagctggactagatgggcccttgacctgattcAGTGGTGCTCTTCTGACGTTCATCATTTAAGGGGGTCAGCATTTGGTATGATgcatcaggaggccttgggctggccctgcatctGCCCAAGTTGTGGCTCTGCTCCAACACTATCGGTCTCCACACAACATGCCCTCCCACTCCGTTGCAAGTCAGCACTACCGAGTCTTTCAGAGccgtgtatatgtgtgtgtgtgtccaactCCACCTCTTACCGTGATCTTATTCTCCGTACTGACGGGGGTGGATGGCTCCAAGCCAAGCTGAAGACGCCGCTGCTTTTCACAATAGGCTTTCCATGTTTCCTCATTAAATCCATAATTGAAATAATCTGAAAGGTCGGCGCCTGGAAGCAAAGCAAAAAATGTGAAGGTGAAAGGCCCTTGAGACCCatggttgattggcaaccttcagtctcgaaagactatggtataagcctacagcacctggtattcccaggtggtctcccatccaagtactaaccaggcctgaccctgcttagcttccaagatcagacaagatcaggagatagtgtccTCAGGTCAAGCAGACACATTTGGTTAGGGGAGGTGCAAGAGAGACAGTAGAGTCCTGAGGTGGAGACCAACCTGCACCACATTTCAGTCTGGTACATGGAGAATCACATTTTCAAACCCTCTCCTACATTTGAAAGAAAGTAAGAAACTTCTTGCAAGCGGAAGCCAACCCTCTTTGATAACTTCCTATCCACgagggatctgttccagaacccctggcAGTttccaaattctgtggataaccGAATCCTCAGGGAAGCCCAGTGCAGTGCTGCAACAACTTACCCAGCCCTCCGGAGGTTTTTCatggcctccctggacctcagaaggcctccctgacccAGCCAGAAGCCACCTCCAGTCCATGGACACCAAGGAGGGCCCAACTTATAAATATATTCATAAACAGTAATAGGGAACTAAGGTTTGACAAAGCCCTGCCAAAAATGTGGAACCTGGCCTGTTGCATTGTGGGTGATTTTTTCTGTTGCAGCTGGAAGCACAACcaggcacactgataaggtgctaaaatggtcaaggcccaccatcaattttttgacaccTGACAAGGCACATCGCACTATGGGGAGAGGGTTCACATCCTCCAACGGCCCTACTGACAAATGACCCTCCTCCCACAGCACACCGacggaccatttgcggcacactggttggaaatggctgcacTGTTACCAcatcacacttcctctttttcctAAAGACCCCCcaatgctttagcctttccttcTAGACAGGGATGCACAAACAGGGTGGGTAGGGGGGGgtaggtgccaggctgcaggggggtgtctGAGAGGCTGCCCCAAGATAGCGGCAGGGGTGACTCTGACCACAGCCGTGATCTGGCTGCAGCCACCTGCAAGCACGTTTATGGGTACACTTTCATTTCCcaaagttacaaagttatatataaaatgtacacatataaatatacaaacttacaaaaTTAGTATATACATTGTATCTCTACAAAACTCAATTTAAAGAACAGGTTCACTGTCTTGAGCTTCTTCTCCGGCTCTTAttactcatttcatgtcatgagttactgaaaataattttgccaaGGAGGGAgagccaaaaatttatgggcctcgggtgCCAAATGACTTTGGTACGCCACTGCTTTCAGGGAAGAAGCTCCAGCTCCCTCCAGGTTTTCAAGTAAGTTTCTGCAGAGTGAAACCCATGGGAAGGAACCCCAAAGAAATCCACGATGGCAGAGGTCAGGTGCAGGCCTTTGCCACCAGCAGCCTCTTTCAGCTGGAATTTCTGCAGGGATCTGTCCACGGCATTGTTCAAAAGGCAATTCCACCTTTCCGCCCAAAAGGAAGCCGCTCCTAAATCTCACCACAAAGCGTGGCCCAATACGGCCCAATACGGGTGCCATACACCTCCCTCCCCCGCACTGGGACCAGCAACTGAATGCAGACAAAAAAGAAATCTATGGATAATATTTACCACAAGAAACTCTGAGGCCCCACCTGGTTTCCTCCACGGTTTGTCTTCGAAGGATTCAAAATCCACTTCGATGACAGGCAATCCGTTTATATTTCCAGCAGCCTCTAAATCAATACCTTTGGGCTGCAGCTTGGCTTGGGAGAAAGAGAAGGCAGGTGGTTAGCGCAAAGGAGCCATGCTTCTGATCCGCTCACCTGCAACTGCTCGGGTTGAAGACCTTCCCGTGCACTTAGCCTCCCTCCTGCAAAACTCCCCATTTCCAGAGTCAGTCACATGCTCTCCTTGCTTGCGTTGGGTTTTAGCGACTGAGAGCATTGCTGTGCTATTAGCCTGCACAGCACACCACTTCTGAAAGGGGGTCCTGTTTCAAGACCATCAATTGCCTTGGGCTTGCCTGAAGTTGCTCTTTGAATCCCACCTGTTGGGGGATTGTCAGAATCATACAGACCACTCTGAAGGCCTGGAGGAGCAGACAGGCAGGTGACGAATTTAAATTAGCAGAATTGGCCTGATCATTCCTTGCCACCTtgggcattattttgcctttCTATTGTTCAAATGGAAAGGTGTTATATAAACATTTTAACAGAGTCTCAGCCAGCCAGTGTGGGTAAGACGGAGCcactggaccaatggtctgactgtcCTGGAAGGCAGCTTTCAATATTACATGCGCCCACCCCTATGTCACCCAGAGACATTGCTTGCCTCCTGTCCTGATCTTACGACAGACGTCAAAACAGAGGCTGACAAAAAGCACACCACAAAATTCCCATACCTGATGCAGACACTCCATAGCCTCTACCTGTTTTCAAATTCAGATTCATAGGGGTCCCCCTGGAGAGAAGACAAAGAACCAAAACATGCTCAGATCAAAGCATTAGAAGACACTTCTGCCCACTCATATCATGTTTCAATTGCAACAAGGATCAGATCAGGCTGATGGGTGAGGGAGGAGACCGAGAAGGGCCAAGAGATGAAGGGGGGAACGGGACGTATGGTGCGATAATCTCAAGATGTAACACAAGACCAGACCCTAACCAGACCCTTCAGTAGGGTCCTACAACCACCTAAAGTTGGTGGATAAACTATAGTTCAATGGCGGAGTGCGTCCTGTGCATGCACAGGGTCTCAGGTTTTATCTCGAATCCTGATAATCCagctaactggataaagaggcctgtttcaagtggtggttctcttctattagcaggaggagagtgaCTGTCCCTATTTGTCCCAGTGTACCATTTCCAGGGACTCTTTCTTGGTGTCACACGTGTCCTGTTTTGAGCCTATGGGATAAATGgagttaggtacaaggggtaccctACGCGGAAGGGATACATTCAAAAGAACCCAACAGAGACCCTCagaaagccagcagagtgcagtaggatgtgccaaaatatctctgaatgcggCAAAGACCTTCCAGATCTGAAGGACCTTCAGAACAGCACCTGCAATCAGTGCAGACCCCTCTAAAATGaccagtggaagcttctgccaACCATTTTGTCAGCACTGGTCACAGGCACCACTCTAAGGTccatgcagcctctggaaggtctctgcatagtggATAACAAGAGCAGAggtgcagataatgagagaaggtggcaattctgccctttGTGGATAAGCGAATTCAcctataaagagaactgactgcatttCATTAGGTATACGCAAGTATTCCAAAATGCGGGAGAAATccgatatccaaaacacttctggtcccaaacactttggataagggatgcccaacctgccATAAAACATTTCCTGGATGCCACCTGGACTTCCTAATAGAGAGGATAGCAAGATAAGATATTAAATCAATCAGATTCTGCAACGAGAACATGTTGCACATACGTACATGTAAGACGGCGCTCCCGTTTTGATGTTGCCAATCGTGACTCGGATGTCATCGTCATCACTGTCACTATCGCTGTCTTCCTCGtcatcttcaccactcggaagagcCTGGAACAGACCCAAAAAGCATGAGGAAAGCTGCAGGAACATGTGGTTAGGGGAGGCAGagctccaatgaaaacagcctcACATGCAGGAAGAGACAAGAGCTTGTGGCAGCAACAGCTCTGCTTCCCCGTGACTGCTCAGGTGCTGggatagccccccctcccccgaacgCCTTGcagtgtgatgtcatcacatcacaccACACTTCTGggtctgcctccccagccttagacctcactgcacatcaccgGAAGGCTGAGGTCTTTCCAtgcgccctccccacaccccagaacacctccagatgtgaccaggaaGTTACTGGTACAAACCGGAAgagacttccagtcacatccaggaggtcctctgagaaaGCCAAGGCCGTGCGCGACTTCCGGAGGGCTTGGCACGGCTCCCCAGGTAAGACGCTGCAGTGCCacgctgccctccccctgtggatttgattatctgcagaatttggtgtCTGTGGGATTCCATGAACTgatcccctgcagatgccaaggactgGAGACATTAACAGTGTA
This portion of the Tiliqua scincoides isolate rTilSci1 unplaced genomic scaffold, rTilSci1.hap2 HAP2_SCAFFOLD_139, whole genome shotgun sequence genome encodes:
- the LOC136635922 gene encoding pre-mRNA 3'-end-processing factor FIP1-like, whose translation is MASELEPPAGQLEADEDEEHWLYGDDNGKQEDGLIPGHAESHPLQSGPLESRVLSSEDRELLHQALPSGEDDEEDSDSDSDDDDIRVTIGNIKTGAPSYMGTPMNLNLKTGRGYGVSASAKLQPKGIDLEAAGNINGLPVIEVDFESFEDKPWRKPGADLSDYFNYGFNEETWKAYCEKQRRLQLGLEPSTPVSTENKITVQQGRTGNAEKEPENNIIKMDFKTDFVALVGGRIKAGPPPNRKLGGTIDVIGGQAGTIRRVEGRRRDKHASEENPIQVLGDHGSKSQAPQPSQQPPQQQPFTPPTGPPPPPMGGPPPPHFLHPPPPPVTSVPPPLHPPGLPPPGPIPGLFPPPLAPPPALLIPTLDGQPSSYNNRQPPPFGYNSTESGFISYPPISTSHTPWVTTVDKSASASDGSHWEYSGSRRERERDRDRTPTTSEYNNDDERYRYYSRERSYDFERDYRRSRDRSREREDRHRERRHRDKEEGSKHKSSRRKQHESEEGESHRRHKHKKNKRSKEEKEVSEDGIAEGNGQDSKE